One stretch of Molothrus aeneus isolate 106 chromosome 2, BPBGC_Maene_1.0, whole genome shotgun sequence DNA includes these proteins:
- the CCNA1 gene encoding cyclin-A1 — protein sequence MHRTGEKSRAGRRESCPAALRSSGGRAVLGVLTENGQQQQRPGGQGAAVIKRFPGFENTITSSRKDEVPSCIISATSKQGFAIYIDDSEDKENYSCQVSEELELSHCELDTSAMTSSIHRLLNLSSGSPMVVDTSFQSQPEDHMEDVVTLAVGEYAEDIHQYLREAEVRFRPKPYYMKKQPDITTGMRAILVDWLVEVGEEYKLRTETLYLAVNFLDRFLSCMSVLRGKLQLVGTAAILLAAKYEEIYPPDVDEFVYITDDTYTKKQLLRMEHLLLKVLGFDLTAPTINQFLLQYIQRRGMCVRTENLARYLAELSLLQVDPLLKYLPSQIAAAAYCLANYTVNRSFWPETLAAFTGYSLSEIAPCLTDLHKACLDASHCQLQAIKQKYKHPKYLQVSLLELPAVLPLS from the exons ATGCATCGCACCGGAGAGAAGAGCCGTGCGGGACGGCGGGAGTCCTGCCCCGCCGCCCTCCGCAGCAGCGGCGGCCGGGccgtgctgggggtgctgacgGAGaacgggcagcagcagcagcggcccGGCGGCCAG GGTGCTGCTGTTATCAAGCGCTTCCCTGGCTTTGAAAACACCATCACTTCATCTAGAAAAGATGAAGTGCCCAGCTGCATCATCAGTGCTACATCAAAGCAAGGTTTTGCTATCTACATAGATGACTcagaagataaagaaaactaCAGCTGCCAAGTGTCTGAAGAGCTGGAATTAAGCCACTGTGAACTGGATACCAGTGCAATGACATCCAGTATTCACCGGCTGCTGAATCTGAGTTCAG GCTCTCCTATGGTAGTGGACACATCCTTCCAATCCCAGCCAGAGGATCACATGGAAGATGTTGTAACTCTGGCTGTGGGAGAGTATGCAGAAGACATTCATCAGTACCTCCGAGAGGCAGAA GTAAGATTTAGGCCCAAGCCCTACTACATGAAGAAGCAGCCAGATATCACAACAGGAATGCGTGCTATCCTGGTAGACTGGCTGGTGGAAGTAGGGGAAGAATATAAACTTCGGACAGAGACTTTGTACTTGGCAGTGAACTTCCTGGACAGGTTTCTTTCCTGCATGTCTGTTCTCAGAGGCAAGTTACAGCTTGTGGGAACAGCGGCAATTCTTCTGGCTGC GAAGTATGAAGAGATCTACCCACCAGATGTAGATGAATTTGTCTATATAACAGATGATACCTACACAAAGAAGCAGCTACTAAGAATGGAACATTTGCTTCTCAAAGTGCTGGGTTTTGACCTAACAGCCCCAACCATCAACCAGTTCCTCCTTCAGTATATTCAGAGACGTGGAATGTGTGTGAGGACAGAGAACTTGGCAAGG TATCTTGCAGAGCTGAGTCTCCTCCAAGTTGATCCTCTTCTGAAGTACCTTCCTTCACAAATAGCTGCAGCAGCCTACTGTTTAGCAAACTATACAGTGAACAGATCTTTCTGG CCAGAAACACTTGCTGCATTTACTGGATATTCCTTAAGCGAGATAGCGCCTTGCCTGACTGACCTGCACAAAGCATGCCTTGATGCATCCCATTGCCAGCTGCAAGCTATTAAGCAGAAGTATAAGCACCCAAA GTACCTGCAGGTGTCTCTTCTGGAGCTCCCAGCAGTTCTTCCTCTAAGCTAG